The Winogradskyella schleiferi genome has a window encoding:
- a CDS encoding alpha-2-macroglobulin family protein, with translation MKHYISLLMLICFASFSNAQNDFENQWKEVSKLENDGLTKSASELVETIYKNAVKTENTQQRIKALLHISKYMLTLEEDAQLNIVNRFKSEIDATKDIVTKHLLENMLATMYWHYFQQSRYQFYNRTKTSEKVSDDFRTWDLETIFNEIHKYYQRSLENADLLQEESLNEYSILLNEVKNSKTYRPTLYDLLSHNALSFYKTDENSITQPAYKFTIDNADFISDSELFLNVNLTSKDTLSLQRNALKIFQNLLKFHRKDQVSKAFVDVDIERLNFVKQHATFSNSEDLLLETLMSKSDELKVSELSTLYDYEIATVYQKQGNSFNNNLEDNVINTRNRWKLKEAIELCTSAIAKFPESIGAQKCKVLIAQIQQPSLQLQAEEFIGINVPSRILVTYKTLENLDFKIYKVSQSQIERFNGIYRADEKRAFFKNLNPVETFSSALKTEGDYQNHGTEIVVPNLANGLYLIKANTNSDTDVFATAHIQVTDVALVESSENESHFYQVINRHDGKPMTNITAELSYSNNQNDKRLTKRFTTDRFGKFEFSKDNKYYRNVQIKINSKDDTGYFGDYYINRTYNQNTSNDTQYHTFLFTDRSIYRPGQTVYFKGIITQSKDGKSSVADDKEITAELHNVNGEKVSELKFVTNEFGSFHGEFIHPNGGLTGQFYIRTLSNTVGSGHHYFSVEEYKRPKFKPEFQPITETYKVNDCITVKGTAIAFAGSNITDAKVVYRVKRNVRFPGWYYWRRPYFNSEAQEITFGDTKTNAKGEFEITFKAIPDESVSKDNLPVFNYEVTADVTDINGETRSTSTIVNVGYHAMTLNIVAPQKIDKETKEIELTLTSQNLNGEFIPTKGELKIYKLNAPDRVLRTRPWQAPDYQTLSNGEFIKLFPHEPYDNEGQLTNWPKGEEVYSTSFDTENAKTITLKKLNKWESGQYILVAESKDKFGQTVKDQIFTALFSDKDKTVADNQLYEAQLNKTSYETNSMAKLTLGSAAENLTVTVEIEKDNTIIMTQLVELNDSKKTITIPVLESDLGGFAVHTSFAAFNEFHSQSFNVNVPYPKTDLEIETTTFRDKLQPGQDETWSFKIKGPKGDKVSAELLASMYDASLDEFRAHNWNFNPIHNPVYYGRIHKNSGQSFGTTHFRLFNNFNVNQSYPYQGFDQLNWFGFYLGNDFFVKRSISYSNRVSAPQADLMAMEDSAEMEEVVTVGYGETTKTESDKEWNPKNSDGSNPNQNKKEIDLDNIQIRKNLNETAFFFPQLQTDAEGNVSFNFKAPEALTKWKLQLLAHTKILESAVTQLETVTQKELMVIPNAPRFLREGDEITISTKIANLTENELSGVAQLILTDALTGKIITESLIRTQASSSPLGKLEGASFLVSSKGNTQVSWILGIPEGLQAVQYKVIAKAGDFSDGEQNALPVLSNRMLVTETLPMWVRSNQTKTFTLDKLKNNTSTTLTNHKLTLEITSNPAWYAVQALPYLMEYPYDCNEQTFSRYYANALAQHIVKSNPKIEAVFKQWKSTDALLSNLEKNQELKSLLIQETPWLRNAESETEQKKRIALLFDLNKMTNELQSALRKLRNNQHSSGAWPWFNGGRDNRFITQHIIAGFGHLKQLNVRQDPVEGFSENQMIQNALQYLDTEFVQEYKDLRKYNKNADLSKDHLSHTQLHYLYTRSFYPEHTPSKEVKKIMDYYQTQIQKYWLRRSLYDKGLMALTMHRMADAKTAAKIVNSLKETSITSEELGMYWKNNTNSWYWYQAPIETQALMVEVFSEVGNVIQSDLSEEAKTKAEANNLKDIDNLKIWLLKNKQTNSWKTTKATSEAVYALLLQGSDWLSVTEQVEVKVGNETISPSTLDNVKVEAGTGYYKTSWNGSEITPEKADVTITKTMPAGRQKGGGIAWGALYWQYFEDLDNITSADTPLKLSKKLFIKSNTANGEEITEITSNSILKVGDLIRVRIELRTDRTMEFVHLKDMRAAGLEPINVLSQYKWQDGLGYYESTKDAATNFFMDYLPKGVYVFEYDLRVNNAGDMSNGISTIQSMYAPEFSSHSEGIRISVD, from the coding sequence ATGAAACACTATATATCATTACTTATGCTCATCTGCTTCGCTTCTTTTTCCAATGCCCAAAATGATTTTGAAAATCAATGGAAAGAAGTATCCAAACTCGAAAACGACGGACTTACAAAAAGTGCTTCGGAATTGGTAGAGACTATTTATAAAAATGCGGTTAAGACGGAAAACACCCAACAACGGATCAAAGCTTTGTTACATATTAGTAAGTATATGCTAACCCTTGAAGAAGATGCACAACTTAACATCGTTAATCGTTTCAAATCTGAAATCGATGCCACGAAAGATATCGTGACCAAGCACCTTTTGGAAAATATGTTGGCCACCATGTATTGGCACTATTTTCAGCAAAGTCGCTATCAATTTTATAACAGAACCAAAACCTCTGAAAAAGTTAGTGATGATTTTAGAACTTGGGATTTAGAAACTATTTTTAATGAAATCCACAAATATTATCAGCGTTCTCTTGAAAATGCAGATCTACTTCAAGAAGAATCGCTAAATGAATACAGCATACTGCTTAATGAAGTCAAAAACTCAAAAACATATCGTCCAACATTATACGACTTATTGAGTCATAATGCCTTAAGTTTTTATAAAACGGACGAAAACAGCATCACACAACCGGCCTATAAATTTACTATTGATAACGCTGATTTTATTTCCGATAGCGAACTATTTCTCAATGTGAATTTAACATCCAAAGACACCTTATCACTTCAACGAAATGCTCTTAAAATCTTTCAGAATTTATTAAAATTCCATCGTAAAGACCAAGTCTCAAAAGCCTTTGTAGACGTAGATATTGAACGTTTGAATTTTGTAAAACAACATGCCACATTTTCAAATTCAGAAGATTTACTTCTTGAAACCTTAATGTCGAAATCAGATGAATTAAAAGTTTCGGAATTATCCACTTTATATGATTACGAAATTGCAACAGTTTATCAAAAACAAGGCAATTCATTCAACAATAATCTTGAAGACAACGTGATAAACACCAGAAATCGTTGGAAATTAAAAGAAGCCATTGAACTTTGTACTTCGGCAATTGCTAAATTTCCAGAAAGTATTGGAGCTCAAAAATGTAAGGTTTTAATAGCACAAATTCAACAACCGAGTTTACAGTTACAAGCTGAAGAATTTATTGGTATTAATGTACCTTCAAGAATCTTAGTGACGTATAAGACTTTAGAAAACTTAGATTTCAAAATTTACAAAGTTTCACAAAGTCAAATAGAACGTTTTAATGGAATTTACAGGGCAGATGAAAAACGAGCGTTTTTCAAAAACCTGAATCCTGTTGAAACTTTTTCGAGCGCTTTAAAAACAGAAGGCGATTATCAAAACCATGGTACCGAAATTGTAGTACCAAATCTGGCAAATGGTTTATATCTTATTAAAGCAAATACTAATTCTGACACTGACGTTTTTGCTACGGCTCATATTCAGGTTACGGATGTAGCGTTGGTGGAAAGCTCTGAAAACGAGTCGCATTTCTATCAAGTCATCAATAGACACGATGGGAAACCAATGACTAATATTACAGCTGAACTATCTTATTCCAATAACCAAAATGACAAGCGCTTGACCAAAAGATTTACAACCGACCGTTTTGGAAAATTTGAATTTAGTAAAGACAATAAGTATTACAGAAACGTTCAAATAAAAATCAATTCAAAAGACGATACAGGCTATTTTGGCGATTATTACATCAACAGAACCTACAATCAAAACACAAGTAACGATACACAATACCATACGTTTTTATTTACGGACCGAAGCATTTACAGACCAGGACAAACGGTTTATTTTAAAGGCATCATTACGCAATCGAAAGACGGAAAATCATCGGTTGCTGATGACAAAGAAATTACGGCAGAGTTGCATAATGTGAATGGCGAGAAAGTATCGGAATTAAAGTTTGTAACCAATGAATTTGGATCGTTTCATGGTGAATTCATACATCCCAACGGAGGATTAACAGGTCAGTTCTATATCAGAACATTATCAAATACGGTGGGCAGTGGACATCATTATTTTTCGGTTGAAGAATACAAACGACCAAAATTTAAACCTGAATTTCAGCCGATTACAGAAACCTATAAAGTCAATGATTGCATCACGGTTAAAGGTACTGCCATTGCTTTTGCTGGTAGCAACATTACAGATGCCAAAGTAGTTTATCGCGTTAAACGAAATGTAAGATTTCCAGGTTGGTATTATTGGAGACGACCATATTTTAACTCAGAAGCGCAAGAAATTACCTTTGGAGACACTAAAACAAATGCCAAAGGCGAGTTTGAAATTACGTTCAAAGCCATTCCAGACGAAAGTGTGTCAAAAGACAACCTTCCGGTTTTCAATTATGAAGTCACTGCAGATGTTACCGATATTAATGGCGAAACACGTTCAACTTCTACGATTGTCAATGTTGGTTATCATGCTATGACACTCAACATTGTGGCACCTCAAAAAATTGATAAAGAGACCAAAGAAATAGAATTGACTCTAACATCGCAAAATCTCAATGGCGAATTTATACCTACAAAAGGAGAATTAAAAATCTATAAACTGAACGCACCAGACCGTGTTTTAAGAACAAGGCCTTGGCAAGCGCCAGATTATCAAACGCTTTCTAATGGAGAATTTATAAAACTATTTCCGCACGAACCTTATGACAATGAAGGTCAATTGACCAATTGGCCAAAAGGCGAGGAAGTTTACAGCACATCTTTTGATACTGAAAACGCGAAAACCATCACCCTAAAAAAACTGAACAAATGGGAATCCGGACAGTATATCCTTGTTGCAGAAAGCAAAGATAAGTTTGGGCAAACCGTAAAAGATCAAATATTCACGGCACTTTTTAGTGATAAAGACAAAACCGTTGCCGACAACCAATTATATGAAGCGCAATTGAACAAAACGAGTTACGAAACCAATTCCATGGCAAAATTAACTTTAGGTTCGGCAGCAGAAAACCTAACCGTCACGGTTGAAATTGAAAAAGACAACACAATTATAATGACACAATTGGTTGAACTTAATGATTCTAAAAAAACGATAACGATTCCTGTTTTGGAAAGTGATTTAGGAGGGTTTGCGGTGCATACATCATTTGCAGCTTTCAATGAATTTCACTCCCAGAGTTTTAATGTAAACGTGCCTTATCCTAAAACCGATTTGGAAATTGAAACGACAACGTTCCGAGACAAACTACAACCAGGACAAGACGAAACCTGGAGTTTTAAAATAAAAGGCCCAAAAGGCGATAAAGTTTCTGCGGAATTGTTAGCAAGTATGTACGATGCGTCTTTAGATGAATTTAGGGCTCATAATTGGAACTTCAACCCTATTCATAATCCTGTTTATTATGGAAGAATCCATAAAAATTCGGGACAGAGCTTTGGAACCACTCATTTTAGATTGTTTAATAATTTTAATGTAAACCAGAGTTACCCATATCAAGGTTTCGACCAATTGAATTGGTTTGGGTTTTATTTAGGAAATGATTTTTTTGTAAAAAGAAGTATCAGTTATAGTAACAGAGTATCCGCACCACAAGCAGATTTGATGGCCATGGAAGATTCTGCAGAAATGGAAGAAGTTGTAACTGTAGGTTATGGTGAAACAACGAAAACTGAAAGTGATAAAGAATGGAATCCAAAAAATTCAGATGGAAGTAATCCTAATCAAAATAAAAAAGAGATTGATTTAGATAATATCCAAATCCGAAAAAACCTAAACGAAACCGCCTTCTTCTTTCCACAATTGCAAACCGATGCGGAAGGCAACGTCAGTTTCAACTTTAAAGCACCAGAAGCGCTGACCAAATGGAAACTACAATTGTTGGCACATACTAAAATTTTGGAAAGTGCAGTAACGCAACTAGAAACCGTTACCCAAAAAGAGTTAATGGTCATACCTAATGCACCACGTTTTTTGAGGGAAGGCGATGAAATTACTATTAGTACTAAAATAGCCAATCTTACAGAAAATGAATTATCAGGTGTTGCACAGTTAATTTTGACCGATGCATTAACCGGAAAGATCATTACCGAATCTCTTATCCGCACACAAGCTAGTTCTTCCCCTCTGGGGAAGCTAGAAGGGGCTTCTTTTTTAGTTTCCTCAAAAGGCAACACACAAGTCTCATGGATTTTAGGTATTCCTGAAGGTCTACAAGCGGTACAATACAAAGTGATTGCAAAAGCAGGCGATTTTAGTGATGGTGAGCAAAATGCCTTACCTGTTTTAAGTAATAGGATGCTAGTCACGGAAACACTTCCTATGTGGGTACGTTCTAACCAGACCAAAACATTTACGTTGGATAAGTTGAAGAATAATACTTCGACAACATTAACCAATCATAAGCTAACACTAGAAATAACGTCAAATCCGGCTTGGTATGCCGTTCAAGCTTTACCATATTTAATGGAATATCCTTATGACTGCAATGAGCAAACATTTTCACGTTATTATGCGAATGCTCTGGCGCAACATATTGTAAAATCGAATCCTAAAATTGAAGCGGTTTTTAAGCAATGGAAATCGACGGATGCTTTACTTTCTAATTTAGAAAAGAATCAAGAATTAAAATCATTATTGATTCAAGAAACGCCTTGGTTACGTAATGCTGAATCTGAAACGGAACAGAAAAAACGTATCGCTTTATTATTCGACCTTAATAAGATGACTAATGAATTGCAATCTGCTCTTAGAAAACTGCGAAACAATCAGCATAGTTCTGGCGCTTGGCCTTGGTTCAATGGCGGACGCGATAATCGATTTATCACACAGCATATCATTGCTGGTTTTGGGCATCTCAAACAACTAAATGTTAGACAAGACCCTGTTGAAGGCTTTTCTGAAAACCAAATGATTCAAAATGCATTACAATATTTAGATACCGAATTCGTACAAGAATATAAAGACCTCAGAAAGTACAATAAGAATGCAGATTTAAGCAAAGACCATCTATCGCATACGCAACTGCATTATTTATACACACGAAGTTTTTATCCCGAACATACGCCTTCTAAAGAAGTGAAAAAAATAATGGATTATTACCAAACACAGATTCAAAAGTATTGGTTAAGACGTTCATTATACGATAAAGGATTAATGGCATTGACCATGCACAGAATGGCTGATGCCAAAACAGCAGCTAAAATCGTAAACTCCCTAAAAGAAACCAGTATTACGTCTGAAGAACTAGGAATGTACTGGAAAAACAACACCAACTCTTGGTATTGGTACCAAGCACCAATTGAAACCCAAGCCTTGATGGTTGAAGTGTTTTCGGAAGTTGGTAATGTCATACAGAGCGACCTGTCCGAAGAAGCAAAAACGAAGGCGGAAGCGAATAATCTCAAAGACATCGACAACCTAAAAATCTGGTTGTTAAAGAATAAACAAACCAATAGTTGGAAAACAACCAAAGCAACTTCTGAAGCCGTTTACGCCTTGTTATTACAAGGAAGTGATTGGCTCAGCGTTACAGAACAAGTGGAAGTAAAAGTTGGCAATGAAACCATTTCGCCTTCGACATTAGATAACGTAAAAGTGGAAGCTGGAACAGGTTATTATAAAACCTCATGGAATGGTTCAGAAATTACACCAGAGAAAGCTGATGTTACCATCACTAAAACCATGCCTGCCGGCAGGCAGAAAGGTGGAGGCATTGCTTGGGGAGCCTTGTACTGGCAATATTTTGAAGATTTAGATAACATCACTTCGGCAGACACACCTTTAAAATTAAGCAAGAAACTATTCATAAAATCGAACACGGCTAATGGCGAAGAAATCACCGAAATCACTTCAAATTCAATATTAAAAGTTGGCGATTTAATTAGGGTTAGAATTGAATTGAGAACCGATAGAACCATGGAATTTGTACATCTTAAAGATATGCGAGCTGCAGGTTTAGAGCCTATAAATGTATTATCGCAATACAAATGGCAAGATGGTTTGGGCTATTACGAAAGTACCAAAGATGCAGCCACTAACTTTTTTATGGACTATTTACCAAAAGGGGTTTATGTTTTTGAATATGATTTACGCGTGAACAATGCAGGAGACATGAGCAATGGCATTAGCACCATTCAGAGTATGTATGCACCGGAATTTAGTAGTCATAGTGAGGGGATTCGAATTTCTGTAGATTGA
- a CDS encoding tetratricopeptide repeat protein, with product MLRFLFVLLLSSFCYSQTSIANAEAFIANKEYVKAQNEMTDFLVSNPNDMKAIELLGEAYGYQKKWDEAIAQFQILKQKRPENADYHYKYGGALGMKALSISKLKALAIIGDVKYSFIKAAQLDPNHIEARWALVELYVSLPGIIGGSNDKALRYANELQNLSKVDGYLAKGYVYEYDDEPELAEKYYRLAIKVGGSVTCYEKLTKFYEGQHQPEKAIGNLEEAKDKHQRNAMHYQIGKVCADYNIQLNKGEKCIKAYLTNHSAQDGVPKEWAYYRLAQIYKHKDNKSEALNWINKAIAGLPEIQVFKDEKSAISEL from the coding sequence ATGCTGAGATTTCTGTTTGTTTTATTGTTGTCTTCGTTTTGTTATTCCCAAACGTCTATAGCAAATGCTGAGGCGTTTATAGCGAATAAAGAATACGTAAAGGCACAAAACGAAATGACCGATTTTTTAGTATCGAATCCAAACGATATGAAGGCCATTGAACTTTTAGGCGAAGCCTATGGCTATCAGAAAAAATGGGATGAAGCCATTGCACAATTTCAAATTTTAAAACAGAAACGACCAGAAAATGCAGACTACCATTATAAATATGGTGGTGCTTTAGGCATGAAAGCATTAAGCATAAGTAAATTAAAAGCCCTCGCCATTATAGGCGACGTTAAATATTCTTTTATAAAAGCAGCTCAATTAGACCCAAACCATATCGAAGCACGTTGGGCTCTGGTGGAGTTATACGTGTCCTTGCCAGGTATTATAGGCGGTAGTAATGACAAAGCTTTAAGATATGCCAATGAGTTACAAAATCTGTCAAAAGTCGATGGCTACTTAGCTAAAGGTTATGTTTACGAATATGATGACGAACCAGAACTGGCCGAAAAATATTACAGATTGGCCATAAAGGTAGGCGGTTCTGTAACCTGTTATGAAAAGTTGACTAAATTCTACGAAGGTCAACACCAACCAGAAAAAGCCATTGGTAATTTAGAAGAAGCGAAAGACAAACACCAACGCAATGCAATGCACTATCAAATCGGAAAAGTTTGTGCAGATTATAATATTCAGCTCAATAAAGGTGAGAAGTGTATTAAAGCCTATTTAACCAATCACTCGGCTCAGGATGGCGTACCAAAAGAATGGGCTTATTATCGCTTGGCGCAAATTTATAAGCACAAGGATAATAAGTCTGAAGCCCTAAATTGGATTAATAAAGCGATTGCTGGTTTGCCCGAAATACAAGTCTTTAAGGACGAAAAATCAGCAATTTCCGAGCTATAG
- a CDS encoding TetR/AcrR family transcriptional regulator: MINLLSNLKIQVPDKIYIKDPESSDLGKRIIEHSILLIDDIGFDSFTFKKLGLKIGSNESSIYRYFESKHKLLLYLTSWYWAWIEYQMVFATFNMKDHKEQLFKAIEIVTQKIKQDVAFDHIDEIVLNRIIINENSKSFLTKEVDSENKEGYFIVYKRLVKRLSDMISNNNSDYKFSLTLASTIVDGALHQHYLADHFTSITDCDGNTTPTDFFKELTIKTINK, from the coding sequence ATGATTAATTTACTTTCAAATTTAAAGATTCAGGTACCTGATAAAATTTACATAAAAGATCCAGAATCATCAGATTTAGGAAAGCGCATTATTGAACATAGTATTCTTTTAATAGATGATATTGGTTTTGACAGTTTTACCTTTAAGAAGCTGGGTTTAAAAATTGGATCTAACGAAAGTTCTATTTATCGTTATTTTGAAAGTAAGCATAAGCTCCTTCTATATCTTACCTCTTGGTATTGGGCTTGGATTGAATATCAGATGGTGTTTGCCACATTTAATATGAAAGATCACAAGGAACAATTATTCAAAGCCATTGAAATCGTCACTCAAAAGATAAAACAAGATGTAGCCTTTGATCATATTGATGAAATCGTACTAAATAGAATTATTATCAACGAAAATTCTAAATCGTTTCTAACCAAAGAAGTGGATAGCGAAAATAAAGAAGGCTATTTTATAGTATACAAACGTTTAGTGAAACGCTTAAGTGATATGATTTCCAATAATAATTCAGATTATAAATTTTCACTGACTTTAGCGAGTACAATTGTAGATGGTGCACTTCATCAGCACTATTTGGCTGATCACTTTACATCAATTACAGACT